The Streptomyces europaeiscabiei genome window below encodes:
- a CDS encoding alpha/beta hydrolase, with amino-acid sequence MARFSRGAAVAAAVLLIAGCSGGSDDRAGEEADDGKASASSPAPQKLGWGRCKATSEGPAPGDDWQCATLKVPLDYANPDDGTIGLALIRSRATGDADERIGSLLFNFGGPGGSGVSTLPSYAGLTSELHERYDLVSWDPRGVAASEGVRCRSDKEIQAGESVDATPDDVTEETAFFKDATAFGAGCEKAAGKLLSHVSTTETARDMDLMRQALGDERTHYFGISYGTELGGVYAHLFPENVGHLVLDAVVDPTADTVGHAKNQALGFQRALDNYLKSTGQDPEEGTRKIEELLERIDAEPLATTSGRELTQTLATTGIVLPLYSEQSWPTLTSALDAAEDGDGTELLALADGYNERDPSGRYGTTTHSQRVISCLDQKQRPSPEETKKLLPEFREISPVFGEFLGWDTAGWCHDWPVPGLTDSPEVSAPGAAPVLVVGNTGDPATPYEGARKMAGELGEGVGVMLTWKGEGHGAYGSGSSCVDSTVNAYLLDGTVPKDGKVCA; translated from the coding sequence ATGGCGCGATTTTCACGGGGGGCGGCTGTGGCCGCAGCCGTGCTGCTGATCGCCGGCTGTAGCGGCGGCAGTGACGACCGGGCGGGTGAGGAGGCGGACGACGGAAAGGCCTCGGCCTCCTCACCGGCGCCCCAGAAGCTCGGCTGGGGGCGCTGCAAGGCGACTTCGGAGGGCCCGGCACCGGGCGACGACTGGCAGTGCGCGACGCTGAAGGTGCCGCTGGACTACGCGAACCCGGACGACGGGACGATCGGGCTCGCGCTGATCCGCAGCAGGGCGACCGGCGACGCCGACGAACGTATCGGCTCCCTCCTGTTCAACTTCGGCGGGCCCGGCGGCTCCGGCGTGTCCACGCTGCCGTCGTACGCGGGACTCACGAGCGAACTGCACGAGCGGTACGACCTGGTGAGCTGGGACCCTCGCGGGGTGGCCGCGAGCGAGGGGGTGCGCTGTCGAAGCGACAAGGAGATCCAGGCGGGCGAGTCGGTGGACGCCACACCGGACGACGTGACCGAGGAGACGGCCTTCTTCAAGGACGCGACCGCCTTCGGCGCGGGCTGTGAGAAGGCCGCGGGCAAGCTGCTGTCGCATGTGTCGACCACCGAGACCGCCCGCGACATGGACCTCATGCGCCAGGCCCTCGGCGACGAGAGGACGCACTACTTCGGCATCTCCTACGGCACCGAACTCGGCGGCGTCTACGCCCACCTGTTCCCCGAGAACGTGGGACACCTGGTCCTGGACGCGGTGGTCGACCCGACCGCCGACACGGTGGGCCACGCGAAGAACCAGGCCCTGGGCTTCCAGCGCGCTCTCGACAACTACCTGAAGTCCACCGGCCAGGACCCCGAGGAGGGCACCCGGAAGATCGAGGAGTTGCTGGAGCGGATCGACGCCGAGCCGCTGGCGACGACGTCCGGCCGCGAGCTCACCCAGACGCTGGCGACCACCGGCATCGTCCTGCCGCTCTACAGCGAGCAGAGCTGGCCCACGCTGACCAGTGCGCTCGACGCGGCCGAGGACGGCGACGGCACCGAGCTGCTCGCACTGGCCGACGGATACAACGAGCGTGATCCGTCGGGCCGCTACGGCACCACGACCCACTCCCAACGGGTCATATCGTGCCTGGACCAGAAGCAGCGGCCGAGTCCGGAGGAGACGAAGAAGCTGCTGCCCGAGTTCCGGGAGATCTCCCCCGTCTTCGGCGAATTCCTGGGCTGGGACACCGCAGGCTGGTGCCACGACTGGCCGGTGCCGGGCCTGACGGACTCACCGGAGGTGAGCGCACCGGGAGCGGCGCCCGTCCTCGTGGTGGGCAACACCGGCGATCCGGCGACGCCCTACGAGGGGGCGCGGAAGATGGCCGGGGAACTGGGCGAAGGTGTCGGTGTGATGCTCACCTGGAAGGGCGAGGGGCATGGCGCGTACGGCAGCGGCAGCAGCTGTGTCGACTCGACGGTGAACGCGTATCTGCTGGACGGGACGGTGCCGAAGGACGGCAAGGTCTGCGCGTAG
- the moeZ gene encoding adenylyltransferase/sulfurtransferase MoeZ, giving the protein MSLPPLVEPASELTVDEVRRYSRHLIIPDVGMDGQKRLKNAKVLCVGAGGLGSPALMYLAAAGVGTLGIVEFDEVDESNLQRQIIHSQADIGRSKAASARDSVLGINPYVNVILHEERLEAENVKEIFSQYDLIVDGTDNFATRYLVNDAAVLLNKPYVWGSIYRFDGQASVFWAEHGPCYRCLYPEPPPPGMVPSCAEGGVLGVLCASIGSIQVNEAIKLLAGIGEPLVGRLMIYDALEMQYRQVKVRKDPNCAVCGENPTVTELIDYEAFCGVVSEEAQEAAAGSTITPKQLKEWIDDGENIEIIDVREINEYEIVSIPGAKLIPKNEFLMGTALEALPQDKKIVLHCKTGVRSAEVLAVLKSAGFADAVHVGGGVIGWVNQIEPNKPVY; this is encoded by the coding sequence GTGTCGCTGCCACCCCTGGTCGAGCCCGCTTCCGAGCTCACCGTAGACGAGGTTCGCAGGTACTCCCGCCACCTGATCATCCCCGACGTGGGGATGGACGGGCAGAAGCGGCTGAAGAACGCCAAGGTGCTCTGCGTGGGCGCCGGCGGCCTGGGCTCGCCGGCGCTGATGTACCTGGCCGCGGCGGGCGTCGGGACGCTCGGCATCGTGGAGTTCGACGAGGTCGACGAGTCGAACCTGCAGCGCCAGATCATTCACAGCCAGGCCGACATCGGCCGCTCCAAGGCCGCGTCCGCGCGCGACTCCGTTCTCGGCATCAACCCGTACGTGAACGTGATCCTCCACGAAGAGCGGCTCGAGGCCGAGAACGTGAAGGAGATCTTCAGCCAGTACGACCTGATCGTCGACGGCACGGACAACTTCGCGACCCGCTACCTGGTCAACGACGCGGCCGTGCTGCTGAACAAGCCGTACGTCTGGGGCTCGATCTACCGCTTCGACGGCCAGGCCTCCGTCTTCTGGGCCGAGCACGGCCCCTGCTACCGCTGCCTCTACCCGGAGCCCCCGCCGCCGGGCATGGTCCCCTCCTGCGCCGAGGGCGGCGTCCTCGGGGTGCTGTGCGCGTCCATCGGTTCCATCCAGGTCAACGAGGCCATCAAGCTTCTCGCGGGCATCGGTGAGCCGCTCGTCGGCCGCCTGATGATCTACGACGCCCTGGAGATGCAGTACCGCCAGGTCAAGGTCCGCAAGGACCCGAACTGCGCGGTCTGCGGCGAGAACCCCACCGTCACCGAGCTCATCGACTACGAGGCCTTCTGCGGCGTTGTCTCCGAGGAGGCCCAGGAGGCGGCCGCCGGCTCGACGATCACTCCCAAGCAGCTCAAGGAGTGGATCGACGACGGCGAGAACATCGAGATCATCGATGTCCGCGAGATCAACGAGTACGAGATCGTCTCCATCCCGGGCGCCAAGCTGATCCCGAAGAACGAGTTCCTCATGGGCACTGCCCTGGAGGCCCTCCCGCAGGACAAGAAGATCGTCCTGCACTGCAAGACGGGCGTCCGCAGTGCGGAAGTCCTCGCGGTCCTGAAGTCGGCGGGCTTCGCCGACGCGGTGCACGTCGGCGGTGGCGTGATCGGCTGGGTCAACCAGATCGAGCCGAACAAGCCGGTCTACTAG
- a CDS encoding spherulation-specific family 4 protein — MPYLTPAPSGITSTGLSLGFGIPGYAHPLVAPLEWGELTRPGTPLHWVVLNVSDGPGSRPDPHCLEAAGRLRNAGVRVLGHLDVTYGARTYAEIAFDARRYLDWYRIDGFLLDRCPTERSALPETARTVTALRALLGGGHIVLGHGIHPHPGYAETADQLVTFSGPWNDYRWSQVAEWTADHPPERFCHFVHGVPRGHLDEALRIARWQGAATIYFTDRTDRGGRIDPWEAMPGYWDDIVSLIGTGVSE, encoded by the coding sequence GTGCCGTATCTGACCCCCGCCCCGTCCGGCATCACGAGCACCGGCCTAAGCCTCGGCTTCGGCATCCCCGGCTATGCGCACCCCCTCGTCGCCCCACTCGAGTGGGGCGAACTCACCCGCCCCGGCACCCCCCTGCACTGGGTCGTCCTGAACGTCTCCGACGGTCCCGGCAGCCGGCCCGACCCCCACTGCCTGGAAGCCGCCGGACGGCTGCGGAACGCGGGCGTCCGGGTCCTCGGTCACCTGGACGTGACCTACGGGGCGCGCACCTACGCCGAAATCGCCTTCGACGCGCGCCGCTATCTCGACTGGTACCGGATCGACGGCTTCCTCCTGGACCGCTGCCCCACCGAGCGCAGCGCCCTGCCCGAGACCGCCCGCACGGTCACCGCGCTCCGCGCACTCCTCGGCGGCGGTCACATCGTCCTCGGCCATGGCATCCATCCACATCCCGGGTATGCCGAGACCGCCGACCAACTGGTGACCTTCTCCGGGCCCTGGAACGACTACCGCTGGTCGCAGGTGGCCGAGTGGACCGCCGACCATCCGCCCGAGCGCTTCTGTCACTTCGTCCACGGTGTCCCGCGCGGCCACCTCGACGAGGCGCTGCGCATCGCCCGCTGGCAGGGCGCCGCCACGATCTACTTCACCGACCGCACGGACCGCGGCGGCCGGATCGACCCCTGGGAGGCGATGCCCGGCTACTGGGACGACATCGTCTCGCTGATTGGAACGGGTGTCTCGGAATGA
- a CDS encoding alpha/beta hydrolase, which produces MPTPPRPRAVAVTAIAVLLSLSAAGCGDDAKGDDEDLTSQKLSWETCEAPSESEGGGAAPSPLPDGDVWQCATMRAPLDWDEPRGDTIPIALIRARAGGAADQRIGSLVFNFGGPGGSGVKALPSSGADYAKLRTRYDLVSFDPRGVGRSAGIECEDDEELDEYFQQDGTPDDAAERKEFLDHTKAFNSACEKNSGKTLPYVRTTDAARDLDLMRQVLGDDKLHYFGISYGTELGGVYAHLFPKNVGRAVFDAVVDPTQTDDRGSLGQAKGFQLALDNYARDCVSKEEDCPVGDTEQDVKNRITKLLDDLDARPITGTFRRDLTQSSATKGIAQALYSQDLWPYLTEGLQMAYDGDGSLLMLLSDSLNGRSENGEYSNAAAAHVSISCSDDKPRYTTQDVEAKLAEFRAASPVFGEWLAWQLLTCTDWAVPGAADHPDVRAPGSAPILVIGNTGDPATPYAGARKMMEALGAGVGIELTYKGQGHGAYNSGNACVQTAVDGYLLRGRVPKAGTVCS; this is translated from the coding sequence ATGCCCACCCCGCCCCGGCCGCGTGCCGTTGCCGTGACCGCGATCGCCGTCCTGCTGTCTCTGTCGGCGGCCGGCTGTGGCGACGACGCCAAGGGGGACGACGAGGACCTGACCTCCCAGAAGCTGAGCTGGGAGACCTGCGAGGCACCCTCCGAATCCGAGGGCGGCGGCGCCGCGCCCTCACCGCTGCCGGACGGCGACGTCTGGCAGTGCGCGACCATGCGGGCGCCCCTCGACTGGGACGAGCCCAGGGGCGACACCATCCCCATCGCGCTGATCCGGGCCAGGGCCGGCGGCGCCGCCGACCAGCGCATCGGCTCGCTCGTCTTCAACTTCGGCGGCCCCGGCGGCTCGGGCGTCAAGGCGCTCCCCTCCTCCGGTGCGGACTACGCGAAACTGCGCACCCGCTACGACCTGGTGAGCTTCGATCCGCGTGGCGTCGGCCGCAGCGCCGGCATCGAGTGCGAGGACGACGAGGAACTCGACGAGTACTTCCAACAGGACGGGACACCGGACGACGCGGCCGAGCGGAAGGAGTTCCTCGACCACACGAAGGCGTTCAACTCCGCCTGCGAGAAGAACTCCGGCAAGACCCTCCCCTACGTCCGCACCACGGACGCGGCCCGCGACCTGGACCTCATGCGGCAGGTCCTCGGCGACGACAAGCTCCACTACTTCGGCATCTCCTACGGCACCGAACTCGGCGGCGTCTACGCCCATCTGTTCCCCAAGAACGTGGGACGGGCGGTGTTCGACGCGGTCGTCGACCCGACACAGACGGACGATCGGGGCTCGCTCGGACAGGCCAAGGGGTTCCAACTGGCGCTCGACAACTACGCACGGGACTGCGTGTCGAAGGAGGAGGACTGCCCGGTCGGCGACACCGAGCAGGACGTCAAGAACCGGATCACCAAGCTGCTCGACGACCTCGACGCCAGGCCGATCACGGGAACCTTCCGCCGCGACCTGACCCAGTCCTCGGCCACGAAAGGGATCGCCCAGGCCCTGTACTCCCAGGACCTCTGGCCGTATCTGACGGAGGGCCTCCAGATGGCGTACGACGGGGACGGCAGCCTGCTGATGCTGCTGTCCGACTCGCTGAACGGGCGCAGCGAGAACGGCGAGTACAGCAACGCCGCCGCGGCGCACGTCTCCATCAGCTGCTCGGACGACAAGCCGCGCTACACCACACAGGACGTGGAGGCGAAGCTGGCCGAGTTCCGGGCGGCCTCGCCCGTCTTCGGCGAATGGCTCGCCTGGCAGTTGCTCACCTGCACCGACTGGGCGGTCCCCGGCGCGGCCGACCATCCCGACGTGCGCGCCCCGGGCTCGGCGCCGATCCTCGTCATCGGCAACACGGGCGACCCGGCCACACCGTACGCGGGCGCGCGGAAAATGATGGAGGCGCTCGGGGCGGGCGTCGGGATCGAGCTGACATACAAGGGCCAGGGGCACGGTGCGTACAACAGCGGGAATGCGTGCGTCCAGACGGCCGTGGACGGTTACCTGCTGAGGGGGAGGGTGCCGAAGGCCGGCACGGTCTGCTCATAA
- a CDS encoding lysylphosphatidylglycerol synthase transmembrane domain-containing protein has product MKQQSVHPDDAAGTSGASSRPDTAEEGDKSTENVSKKTSGTTPPAAETASPVTHENEKRQEERDEDDLEEAHAEEVEGDEPLLPARVHRPSDLMRLAVGVLGIIVLLAIAAFAHGTTSGLEQDINKGTGQAPDLLIKLAGLGSSIAILLVPVAFAIERLIKRDGLRIADGVLAAVLAHGVTLATDLWVARAAPDSIQEALTQPSPGDIHALTDPVHGYLAPVIAYMTAVGMSRRPRWRGVLWIVLLLDAFSMLVTGYTTPFSIILTVLIGWTVAYGTLYAVGSPNVRPTGRTLMAGLRRVGFKPVSAAREEIPDTAEGGDRGRRYFVTLEDGPPLDVTVVDREQQAQGFFYRVWRRLTLRGITTRRSLQSLRQALEQEALLAYAAIAAGANAPKLIATSELGPDAVMLVYEHTGGRTLDSLADDEVTDELMSDTWHQVKALQSRRIAHRRLVGDAVLVDRSGMVILTDLRVGEIAAGDLVLRMDVSQLLTTLGLRVGAERAVASAVSVLGPDAVADCLPMLQPIALSRSTRATLRRLARERAEREREAVLEASHLAKQARAEEHVKATEPGKADKKAVRAEQRAEKRAIDEALEEAREEDLLTQIRHQVLLIRPQAPVEPARLERVKPRTLISLIAGAIGAYFLLTQLTHTEFGPLIENAEWGWVAAAVFFSALSYVAAAMSLLGFVPERVPFLRTVAAQVAGSFVKIVAPAAVGGVALNTRFLQRAGVRPGLAVASVGASQLFGLGCHILMLLAFGYLTGTEKTPSLSPSRTVIAGLLTVAVLVLVVTSIPFLRKFVVTRVRSLFAGVVPRMLDILQRPQKLITGIGGMLLLTGCFVLCLDASIRAFGNDAASISIASIAVVFLAGNALGSAAPTPGGVGAVEATLTFGLTAVGLPLEVAAPAVLLFRLLTLWLPVLPGWLAFNQLSRKGAL; this is encoded by the coding sequence ATGAAGCAGCAGAGCGTGCACCCCGATGACGCGGCGGGCACGTCTGGCGCCTCTTCGCGCCCGGACACCGCCGAGGAAGGCGACAAGAGCACCGAAAACGTCTCGAAAAAGACATCCGGCACCACCCCGCCCGCGGCCGAAACAGCCTCCCCCGTGACGCACGAGAACGAGAAGCGGCAGGAGGAGCGCGACGAGGACGACCTTGAGGAGGCTCACGCCGAGGAGGTCGAGGGCGACGAACCGTTGCTCCCCGCGCGCGTGCACCGTCCTTCCGACCTCATGCGGCTGGCCGTCGGCGTCCTCGGGATCATCGTCCTGCTGGCGATCGCCGCGTTCGCCCACGGCACCACCTCCGGGCTCGAACAGGACATCAACAAGGGCACGGGGCAGGCGCCCGATCTTCTGATCAAGCTCGCGGGCCTCGGGTCGAGCATCGCGATCCTGCTGGTGCCGGTCGCCTTCGCGATCGAGCGGCTGATCAAGCGGGACGGGCTGCGCATCGCCGACGGCGTGCTCGCGGCGGTCCTGGCACACGGAGTGACGCTGGCGACAGACCTGTGGGTCGCCAGGGCTGCCCCCGACTCGATCCAGGAAGCGCTCACCCAGCCCTCACCCGGCGACATCCACGCCCTCACCGACCCCGTGCACGGCTACCTCGCGCCGGTCATCGCCTACATGACCGCCGTCGGCATGTCCCGCAGACCGCGCTGGCGCGGCGTGCTGTGGATCGTGCTGCTGCTGGACGCCTTCTCGATGCTGGTCACCGGCTACACGACACCGTTCTCGATCATCCTGACGGTGTTGATCGGCTGGACCGTCGCCTACGGGACGCTGTACGCGGTCGGCTCCCCGAACGTACGCCCGACCGGCCGGACCCTGATGGCCGGCCTCAGGCGGGTCGGCTTCAAACCGGTGAGCGCGGCCCGTGAGGAGATCCCGGACACGGCGGAGGGCGGTGACCGGGGCCGCCGGTACTTCGTGACCTTGGAGGACGGTCCACCCCTGGACGTCACCGTCGTCGACCGGGAACAGCAGGCGCAGGGCTTCTTCTACCGCGTCTGGCGGCGGCTGACGCTGCGCGGCATCACCACACGCCGCAGCCTTCAGTCACTGCGCCAGGCGCTGGAACAGGAGGCCCTGCTCGCGTACGCGGCCATCGCGGCCGGCGCCAACGCACCCAAGCTGATCGCGACCTCCGAACTCGGACCGGACGCCGTGATGCTCGTCTACGAGCACACCGGCGGCCGCACCCTGGACTCCCTGGCGGACGACGAGGTCACCGACGAGCTGATGTCGGACACCTGGCACCAGGTGAAGGCACTGCAGTCACGGCGCATCGCGCACCGCAGGCTCGTGGGCGACGCGGTCCTGGTGGATCGTTCCGGCATGGTGATCCTGACCGATCTGCGGGTCGGTGAGATCGCGGCCGGCGACCTGGTGCTCCGCATGGACGTCTCCCAACTCCTGACGACATTGGGCCTGCGCGTGGGCGCCGAACGCGCCGTGGCCTCGGCGGTGAGCGTGCTCGGCCCCGACGCGGTGGCCGACTGTCTGCCGATGCTGCAGCCCATCGCGCTCTCGCGCTCCACGCGCGCGACCCTGCGCAGACTGGCCCGCGAGCGCGCCGAACGCGAGCGCGAGGCGGTCCTGGAGGCGTCCCACCTGGCCAAGCAGGCCCGCGCGGAGGAGCACGTCAAGGCCACCGAGCCCGGCAAGGCCGACAAAAAGGCCGTACGGGCCGAGCAGCGGGCCGAGAAGCGAGCGATCGACGAGGCCCTGGAGGAGGCCCGCGAGGAGGACCTGCTCACCCAGATCCGCCACCAGGTGCTCCTGATAAGGCCCCAGGCACCGGTCGAACCGGCCCGGCTGGAGCGGGTCAAGCCGCGCACCCTGATCAGTCTCATCGCCGGTGCGATCGGTGCGTACTTCCTGCTGACCCAGCTCACCCACACCGAGTTCGGGCCACTCATCGAGAACGCGGAGTGGGGCTGGGTCGCCGCGGCCGTGTTCTTCTCGGCGCTGAGCTACGTGGCTGCGGCGATGAGCCTGCTGGGCTTCGTGCCGGAGCGGGTGCCGTTCCTGCGAACCGTGGCGGCACAGGTCGCGGGATCGTTCGTGAAGATCGTGGCGCCGGCCGCGGTGGGCGGTGTGGCACTCAACACACGCTTCCTGCAGCGTGCGGGTGTGCGTCCGGGGCTCGCGGTGGCGAGTGTCGGCGCGTCGCAACTCTTCGGGCTCGGCTGCCACATCCTGATGCTGCTCGCCTTCGGCTATCTGACCGGCACCGAGAAGACACCGTCCCTGTCGCCGTCGCGTACCGTCATCGCGGGCCTGTTGACGGTCGCGGTGCTCGTTCTGGTCGTGACGTCGATCCCGTTCCTGCGCAAATTCGTCGTCACGCGCGTGCGGTCACTCTTCGCCGGTGTCGTACCGCGCATGCTCGACATCCTGCAACGGCCGCAGAAGCTGATCACCGGAATCGGCGGCATGCTGCTGCTCACCGGCTGTTTCGTGCTCTGCCTGGACGCCTCGATCCGCGCCTTCGGCAACGACGCGGCCTCGATCAGCATCGCCAGCATCGCCGTCGTTTTCCTCGCCGGCAACGCACTGGGGTCCGCAGCGCCGACCCCAGGTGGTGTGGGCGCCGTCGAGGCCACCCTGACCTTCGGTCTGACCGCCGTGGGGCTCCCTTTGGAGGTCGCCGCGCCTGCGGTGCTGCTGTTCCGACTGCTGACGCTGTGGCTGCCCGTACTGCCGGGGTGGCTGGCCTTCAACCAACTGTCCCGAAAGGGCGCTCTCTAG
- a CDS encoding DUF3492 domain-containing protein: MRIGLLTEGGYPYVSGDARLWCDRLVRGLERHEFDIYALSRSERQEDEGWIPLPPQVSRVRTAPLWTAEDDGVVHGRRARRCFAEAYGELVAAVCSGGAGRVHGVAGEAGLLGGAGGAGEAFEGGADAEADRFGNALYGLAELGRDEGGLVGALRSEVAVRTLERACRAPGALRGAREARVPDLLTVAAHLERALRPLSLDWYEDDGLGSVDLCHAAAGGSAALPGLLARHFHGVPLLVTEYGVPLRAHYLGASGEAPVRALLAAFHRRLTAEVYRQAACLTPGNTHARRWQERCGADRARIRTVYPGMDAARFAEVGESLEGADPYTLVWVGRIEPAKDLISLLHAFVEIRRAEPKARLRIVGAAAGSEATAYLGHCKALAAQLFPDEADGVHAIGYNPVSFEEIGDPAVPDLAEAYAAGAVVVLSSVVEGFPISLVEAMFCARPTVSTDVGAVVEVIGGTGLVVPPRNPRALAEACVALLREPERRARLGAAARARALELFTVEQNVAAFRGIYLEVVSHAPVRKVVLDGTGEPLPFSAPAEAHVPGRWTDPRLVAGGLGVAGVAGVAGVAGVAGVAGLGGGAAGRPHWARGAPVRATTPVRATTHARATASVPVTTPAASSDPGSAPDSSPDPAQSHAAGQAPAAAPATTAASASASDPVRAVERPPGTAAGEPVPAGEGAR, translated from the coding sequence GTGCGTATCGGACTGCTTACGGAGGGTGGCTATCCGTATGTGAGCGGTGACGCCAGGCTCTGGTGCGACCGACTCGTACGTGGGCTGGAGCGACACGAGTTCGACATCTACGCGCTCAGCCGGAGTGAGCGGCAGGAGGACGAGGGCTGGATCCCGCTGCCGCCGCAGGTCAGCCGGGTCCGTACGGCACCGCTGTGGACGGCCGAGGACGACGGGGTCGTCCACGGACGCCGGGCGCGGAGGTGCTTCGCGGAGGCGTACGGCGAACTGGTCGCGGCGGTGTGCTCGGGGGGAGCGGGCCGGGTCCACGGTGTTGCTGGTGAGGCCGGGCTACTCGGTGGGGCCGGTGGGGCCGGGGAGGCTTTCGAAGGCGGGGCCGACGCTGAGGCGGACCGTTTCGGCAACGCGCTGTACGGGCTCGCCGAGCTGGGCCGCGACGAGGGTGGGCTGGTCGGCGCGCTGCGCTCCGAGGTCGCCGTGCGGACCCTGGAGCGCGCTTGTCGCGCGCCGGGCGCACTGCGAGGGGCGCGCGAGGCACGCGTACCGGATCTGCTGACGGTCGCCGCACATCTCGAACGCGCCCTGCGCCCCCTGTCACTCGACTGGTACGAGGACGACGGGCTCGGCTCGGTCGACCTGTGCCACGCGGCGGCGGGCGGCTCGGCCGCACTTCCCGGGCTGCTGGCCCGTCACTTCCACGGGGTGCCGCTGCTGGTCACCGAGTACGGAGTGCCGCTGCGGGCGCACTACCTCGGGGCCTCGGGAGAGGCGCCGGTGCGCGCCCTGCTCGCGGCCTTCCACCGGCGACTGACCGCCGAGGTCTACCGGCAGGCCGCCTGCCTCACCCCCGGCAACACCCACGCCCGGCGCTGGCAGGAGCGCTGCGGCGCCGACCGCGCCAGGATCCGGACGGTCTATCCCGGCATGGACGCCGCCCGTTTCGCGGAGGTGGGCGAGTCCCTGGAGGGCGCGGATCCGTACACGCTGGTCTGGGTCGGCCGTATCGAGCCCGCCAAGGATCTGATCTCGCTGCTGCACGCCTTCGTCGAGATCCGCCGAGCGGAGCCCAAGGCGCGGCTCAGGATCGTCGGAGCGGCAGCGGGGTCCGAGGCCACCGCCTATCTGGGCCATTGCAAGGCCCTGGCCGCGCAGCTCTTCCCCGACGAGGCGGACGGCGTCCACGCGATCGGCTACAACCCCGTCTCCTTCGAGGAGATCGGCGACCCGGCAGTCCCCGACCTGGCCGAGGCCTATGCGGCGGGTGCGGTGGTCGTGTTGTCCAGCGTCGTCGAGGGCTTCCCGATCAGCCTGGTCGAGGCCATGTTCTGCGCCAGGCCGACGGTCTCCACCGACGTGGGCGCCGTCGTGGAGGTCATCGGCGGCACGGGCCTCGTCGTCCCACCGCGCAACCCGCGGGCGCTGGCCGAGGCGTGCGTGGCGCTTCTGCGGGAACCCGAGCGCCGTGCGCGCCTGGGCGCGGCCGCCCGCGCACGAGCCCTCGAACTCTTCACGGTGGAACAGAACGTCGCGGCATTTCGTGGCATCTACCTTGAGGTCGTCTCCCACGCCCCGGTGCGCAAGGTCGTCCTCGACGGGACCGGCGAACCACTGCCCTTCAGCGCCCCGGCGGAGGCCCACGTGCCCGGCCGCTGGACCGATCCCCGGCTGGTGGCGGGCGGCCTCGGGGTAGCGGGAGTCGCCGGTGTGGCAGGGGTAGCGGGGGTCGCCGGTGTCGCGGGCCTCGGCGGGGGTGCCGCCGGTCGGCCGCACTGGGCCCGCGGCGCGCCTGTGCGGGCGACGACGCCTGTGCGGGCGACGACGCATGCGCGAGCCACGGCATCGGTGCCGGTCACGACGCCGGCTGCAAGTTCTGATCCCGGCTCGGCGCCGGACTCCTCGCCCGACCCGGCACAGAGCCACGCGGCCGGCCAGGCTCCGGCGGCGGCACCTGCCACAACTGCGGCGTCGGCTTCGGCGTCCGATCCGGTCCGGGCTGTGGAGAGGCCTCCGGGCACAGCGGCCGGGGAGCCGGTTCCGGCGGGGGAGGGGGCGCGATGA
- a CDS encoding NAD-dependent epimerase/dehydratase family protein: protein MRVLLIGANGYLGRFVAERLLADPAVQLTALGRGDDADVRFDLATGSPGALTRFLDAVHPGVVVNCAGATRGGARELTRHNTVAVATVCEALRRSGCGARLVQLGCGAEYGPSQPGSSTAEDAVPRPGGPYGVSKLAATELVLGSGLDAVVLRVFSPAGPGTPAGSPLGRLAEAMRRAMQSGDGELKLGGLGVQRDFVDVRDVARAVHAASLSAAQGVINIGSGRAVRLRDAAAVLARVAGYGGALHELDSPTGPLRPAIGHPRPEPDHAAPVSYPYPDGCGSWQQADVRTARDRLGWRPRINLEESLADIWMEAACRI, encoded by the coding sequence ATGAGGGTCCTGCTGATCGGAGCCAACGGATACCTCGGCCGCTTCGTCGCCGAACGCCTGCTCGCCGACCCGGCCGTCCAGCTCACCGCGCTCGGCCGTGGCGACGACGCCGACGTACGGTTCGACCTCGCCACCGGCAGCCCAGGCGCGCTCACCCGCTTCCTGGACGCTGTCCACCCCGGAGTCGTCGTCAACTGCGCCGGCGCCACCCGCGGCGGCGCCCGCGAACTCACCCGGCACAACACCGTCGCCGTCGCCACCGTCTGCGAGGCCCTGCGCCGCAGCGGCTGCGGGGCCCGCCTGGTACAGCTCGGCTGCGGCGCCGAATACGGGCCCAGCCAGCCAGGCTCCTCCACCGCCGAGGACGCCGTGCCCCGCCCCGGCGGCCCGTACGGCGTGAGCAAGCTCGCCGCCACCGAGCTCGTCCTCGGCTCCGGCCTGGACGCCGTGGTCCTCCGCGTCTTCTCGCCTGCCGGACCCGGCACGCCGGCCGGTTCCCCGCTCGGCCGACTCGCCGAAGCCATGCGCCGCGCCATGCAGTCCGGCGACGGCGAACTCAAACTCGGCGGGCTCGGCGTCCAGCGCGACTTCGTCGACGTCCGCGACGTCGCCCGCGCCGTCCATGCCGCCTCGCTCTCCGCGGCCCAGGGCGTGATCAACATCGGCTCGGGTCGCGCCGTGCGTCTCCGCGACGCCGCGGCCGTCCTCGCCCGCGTGGCCGGCTACGGCGGCGCCCTCCACGAACTCGACTCCCCAACCGGCCCCCTCAGGCCCGCCATCGGCCACCCCCGCCCCGAACCGGACCACGCGGCCCCCGTCTCCTACCCCTACCCGGACGGCTGCGGCAGCTGGCAGCAGGCCGACGTCCGCACCGCTCGCGACCGGCTCGGCTGGCGGCCCAGGATCAACCTCGAGGAGTCCCTCGCCGACATCTGGATGGAGGCGGCGTGCCGTATCTGA